Proteins encoded in a region of the Myxococcales bacterium genome:
- a CDS encoding adenylosuccinate synthase, with translation MATVVAVGAQWGDEGKGKIVDWLAPRADLVARFQGGNNAGHTLVVDGEKTVLHIVPSGILHPGKINLIGPGVVVDPGALLIEIAALTERKILKDPSRLRVSGRAHVILPWHLVLDQAREGAASEDKKIGTTGRGIGPAYEDKAARRGIRMADLLHPEELAAKLRGFAEWKNFELVNFYKADPIDVEVLIETAVGWGRELEPYIDHTGRILDRTLREGKSVLFEGAQGTFLDIDHGTYPFVTSSNCVAGAVCTGSGIGPTKIDRVLGITKAYTTRVGAGPFPSELDNALGERLRKAGSEFGATTGRPRRCGWLDVVMLREAVCVNGITDLAINKLDILSGFKEIQIATAYRIDGKLTHDFPMTMAEVSRAEPVYESMPGWDEDLREARQIEDLPDRARRYIERIEALVEVQAAFISVGPGRDETIMCTDLFRS, from the coding sequence ATGGCGACCGTAGTCGCGGTAGGCGCCCAGTGGGGCGACGAGGGTAAAGGGAAAATTGTAGATTGGCTGGCGCCAAGAGCAGACCTGGTCGCACGCTTTCAAGGCGGTAACAACGCCGGGCATACGCTCGTGGTGGACGGGGAAAAGACCGTCCTGCACATCGTGCCGTCAGGTATTTTGCACCCGGGCAAGATCAATTTGATCGGTCCGGGGGTTGTGGTCGATCCCGGCGCGCTGTTGATCGAAATTGCGGCCTTGACCGAGCGCAAGATTCTCAAGGATCCTTCGCGGCTCCGGGTTTCCGGGCGTGCGCACGTCATCTTGCCGTGGCACCTCGTGCTGGATCAGGCCCGCGAAGGTGCCGCGAGCGAGGACAAGAAGATCGGCACCACCGGCCGAGGCATTGGTCCGGCCTACGAAGACAAGGCGGCTCGCCGAGGGATCCGCATGGCCGATCTCCTGCACCCCGAAGAACTCGCGGCCAAATTGCGCGGGTTCGCCGAGTGGAAGAACTTCGAGTTGGTGAACTTCTACAAGGCCGACCCGATCGACGTAGAGGTGTTGATCGAAACGGCAGTCGGGTGGGGGCGCGAACTCGAGCCCTACATCGATCACACCGGAAGGATCCTCGATCGCACCCTGCGCGAAGGCAAGAGCGTGCTCTTCGAGGGCGCCCAGGGCACCTTCCTCGACATCGATCACGGGACGTATCCCTTTGTCACGTCTTCCAATTGCGTGGCCGGCGCCGTGTGCACCGGTTCCGGGATCGGGCCCACAAAGATTGATCGGGTACTCGGTATCACCAAGGCCTACACCACCCGGGTGGGTGCGGGACCCTTTCCCTCGGAACTCGACAACGCTCTCGGCGAACGCCTGCGGAAAGCGGGCTCGGAGTTCGGTGCAACGACCGGACGCCCAAGACGCTGTGGCTGGCTCGACGTCGTGATGTTGCGCGAGGCGGTTTGTGTGAACGGCATCACGGATCTGGCGATCAACAAGCTCGATATTCTGAGTGGCTTCAAAGAAATCCAGATCGCCACCGCGTACCGGATCGACGGCAAGCTCACCCATGATTTCCCCATGACCATGGCCGAGGTATCGCGGGCTGAGCCGGTGTACGAGAGCATGCCGGGTTGGGACGAGGACCTGAGGGAGGCCAGGCAGATCGAAGATCTGCCCGATCGTGCGCGTCGCTACATCGAGCGCATCGAGGCCCTGGTGGAAGTCCAGGCGGCGTTCATATCGGTCGGCCCAGGACGCGACGAGACTATCATGTGTACGGATCTCTTCAGGAGTTGA
- a CDS encoding endonuclease/exonuclease/phosphatase family protein yields the protein MGKAFRILSANLKNGGADPEAFANLVASLSVDVLALQEVSFGQAEPLTELFDHGEIYPDDNYVGRGLLSRFPVCVERIPMSWGFVLTARLESRDWNHLSGPVEITNLHVAAPHILAPRPGLALRWHQARELDAYLERADQETQPGPARLMVGDFNATPGWPWYRRMASRFTDAAAELAAKAGTSTVPTWGPWLGGPKLLRIDHGFIRGLEVEAFEVLEIAGSDHSALVIDLTYPD from the coding sequence TTGGGCAAAGCTTTTCGCATCCTGTCCGCCAATCTCAAGAACGGCGGTGCCGACCCCGAGGCCTTTGCCAACCTGGTCGCGTCACTTTCAGTGGACGTGCTGGCCCTGCAGGAGGTCTCCTTTGGACAGGCCGAACCCCTGACAGAACTATTTGACCACGGTGAGATCTACCCCGACGACAATTATGTTGGGCGAGGGCTGCTGAGCCGTTTTCCAGTCTGCGTTGAACGCATTCCAATGAGCTGGGGTTTCGTGCTGACGGCCCGCCTCGAGTCCCGCGATTGGAACCACCTGAGTGGCCCCGTCGAGATCACGAATCTCCACGTGGCCGCGCCCCACATCCTGGCTCCGCGCCCCGGCCTCGCTTTGCGCTGGCATCAGGCGCGCGAACTGGACGCCTACCTGGAACGGGCCGATCAAGAGACGCAACCCGGTCCCGCGAGACTCATGGTCGGCGACTTCAACGCGACGCCCGGCTGGCCCTGGTACCGGCGCATGGCTTCGCGTTTTACCGATGCCGCCGCCGAACTTGCGGCCAAGGCCGGAACCTCGACCGTGCCGACCTGGGGTCCGTGGCTCGGTGGACCCAAGCTACTGCGCATTGACCACGGGTTCATACGCGGACTGGAAGTCGAGGCATTCGAGGTTCTGGAGATCGCGGGTTCCGACCACAGTGCGCTCGTGATCGATCTCACCTACCCGGATTGA